One window of Thermocoleostomius sinensis A174 genomic DNA carries:
- a CDS encoding ABC transporter transmembrane domain-containing protein: MQIRWHQYQTVLMQYLKPQWLRVLVLLVILLGGTGLQLLNPRLLARFIDTAIAGGSITTLLQFWVLFLGIAVAIQLLSIAESYLAADIGLRATNQLRSHLALHCLRLDTSFHHQQPPGVLIERIDGDADRLNVFPGWEYSRSGAIINDLICIP, translated from the coding sequence ATGCAAATCCGTTGGCATCAATATCAGACTGTTCTGATGCAGTACTTGAAACCTCAGTGGTTGCGGGTTCTTGTGCTACTGGTGATCTTGCTAGGAGGGACAGGGCTACAGTTGCTCAATCCTCGGCTATTGGCAAGGTTCATTGATACAGCGATCGCAGGTGGATCAATCACAACCTTACTTCAATTTTGGGTACTTTTTCTCGGCATTGCCGTTGCGATTCAACTCCTCTCTATTGCGGAAAGCTATCTGGCTGCGGACATTGGGCTACGAGCAACCAATCAGTTGCGATCGCACCTTGCCCTCCACTGCCTGCGGCTGGACACGTCCTTTCATCACCAGCAGCCACCAGGCGTATTGATCGAACGAATTGACGGGGATGCTGATCGGCTCAATGTTTTTCCAGGTTGGGAGTATTCTCGATCGGGGGCGATCATCAATGATCTGATTTGCATCCCCTGA
- a CDS encoding helix-turn-helix domain-containing protein yields MTVLPTSYELEQGWQESRHRSKAVWHGDEIEQIESCPSWLGNGQRRSFCLSNSLWIEIRDESYQSDWSLQRHHDDQFPLTAKFYLAGCSRVQTRGIGDEYVEQAGQNYLYCLPDTEEVETYCGYEQLHFVMIWLSPSRLRSLGTQYRASFAPELQQFLEDETRPFFHHSLGQNTPEMQQVLQQLLHCPYQGVTRSLYLESQALELLSLQFAQWLEQDQADAPMLVLRSDDVERIHHARAILTENLTHPPSIVELARRVGVNDYKLKQGFRQVFQTTPFGYLREQRLELARQLLRETDRSVEEVASAVGYQSRSSFTAAFRRQFGTSPKGWQRQMNRRII; encoded by the coding sequence ATGACAGTATTGCCTACGTCCTATGAGTTGGAGCAAGGATGGCAGGAAAGTAGACATCGTAGTAAAGCTGTCTGGCATGGGGATGAGATTGAACAAATCGAATCCTGCCCTTCTTGGTTGGGAAACGGACAGCGACGATCGTTCTGTTTAAGCAACTCATTGTGGATTGAAATTAGGGATGAAAGTTATCAATCTGATTGGTCGTTGCAACGCCATCATGACGACCAGTTTCCGCTAACGGCTAAGTTCTATTTGGCAGGTTGTTCACGTGTACAGACACGCGGCATTGGCGATGAATATGTCGAGCAAGCGGGGCAAAATTATCTGTATTGCTTACCCGATACGGAAGAAGTTGAAACCTACTGTGGTTATGAACAATTACATTTTGTGATGATTTGGTTGTCGCCCAGCCGCTTGAGGTCACTTGGCACTCAATACCGTGCGTCTTTTGCACCTGAATTGCAGCAGTTTTTAGAAGATGAAACGCGACCCTTTTTTCACCATTCGTTGGGGCAAAATACTCCTGAAATGCAGCAGGTGTTGCAGCAATTGTTGCACTGCCCATATCAAGGCGTTACCCGATCGCTCTATCTGGAAAGTCAAGCCTTAGAGCTACTCTCGCTGCAATTTGCCCAGTGGCTAGAACAAGACCAAGCTGATGCTCCCATGCTCGTACTGCGATCGGATGATGTGGAACGCATTCACCATGCCAGAGCCATTTTGACCGAGAACTTAACCCATCCACCGTCGATCGTAGAACTGGCGCGGCGGGTGGGGGTGAATGACTATAAGCTCAAGCAAGGGTTTCGGCAGGTCTTTCAGACAACGCCCTTTGGCTATCTACGAGAGCAACGCTTAGAGTTGGCGCGGCAATTGTTAAGGGAAACCGATCGATCGGTGGAGGAAGTGGCAAGTGCAGTGGGGTATCAAAGCCGGAGTAGCTTTACTGCTGCATTTCGTCGCCAGTTTGGTACTAGCCCCAAGGGATGGCAACGGCAGATGAACCGCAGAATTATTTAA
- a CDS encoding TonB-dependent receptor — protein sequence MNNRRSLSWLISGVLPLLMLALPAGAETAVRADQEEEAGMSLVPRPLSLGAENAVSTEQAQEVGTSWVFSPGSLEEPQVQATNAHSSMTHAPEQLPNAPIPQLSDLDHPATTVDEWMQQIAQAIVQVTGVQVNPTDTGVEVILETAEGQLAAPVTSVVGNALIADIPNAVLALPEGEEFQAASPAEGIALVSVTPRADGIRVAITGSDAPPVAELRTETQGLVLSVTPGTEIIGTEDDAIQVIVTGEQDEGYNPSRATTATRTDIPLRDIPQSIQVVPRQVIEDQQAQDIDEIVRNVSGVNLSNSAGGIAEIFNIRGFEGTVLRDSFRRGVPFELLDTTNIERVEVLKGPSSVLFGQLEPGGIINVITLEPLADPFYSVQFQVGNYEFYRPSLDFSGPLNDDRSLRYRLSASYLSSGSFRDFTDSERYFVAPVLAWDISDNTRILLNAEFLNDTRPRDRGLVAIGTGVADIPINRRLGEPFDEDNVEQWRAGLRFEHDFNEDWSIRSAFQFTSRNTDSLNTETYSLDEATGEGSDRFFRQQLGRLEESYALQTDLTGSFTTWGISHDVLFGVELSRITSRIPDFFQQTAPINIFDPDYVEGPRPRLTVAESDFADDFLDTTNNIGIYLQDLISFTDNLKLLIGGRFDFIDYESINLLAAETTSLYDDAFSPRVGIVYQPIETVSLYASYTRSFTPNLFSRTVDDSRLDPERGTQYEIGVRSEFLDGRLSATLAAYQITKSNVAVDDPDNPNFSIQTGEQRSRGVELDIAGEILDGWNVIASYAYTDAIISRDTSPLEGNQLRGVPEHSASLWTTYEIQEGDLQGLGFGIGAFFSDSRQGDFGNTFRLPGFVRTDAALYYRRPSFQVALNIKNLFDVRYFEASNSRVAIDPGLPLTVIGTLSINF from the coding sequence ATGAACAATAGGCGATCGCTCAGTTGGTTGATCAGTGGGGTGTTGCCGTTGCTGATGTTGGCTCTTCCTGCTGGGGCAGAAACTGCGGTGCGGGCAGATCAGGAGGAAGAAGCGGGGATGTCCTTGGTTCCTCGTCCTTTGTCTTTGGGAGCAGAAAATGCAGTATCGACGGAGCAAGCGCAAGAGGTTGGAACGTCCTGGGTCTTCAGTCCTGGGTCTTTGGAAGAACCCCAAGTCCAAGCGACGAATGCTCACTCCTCAATGACCCATGCTCCAGAACAACTGCCCAACGCCCCCATTCCTCAACTCAGTGACCTCGACCACCCTGCAACAACGGTAGACGAGTGGATGCAGCAAATCGCTCAGGCGATCGTGCAGGTTACAGGAGTGCAGGTCAACCCCACTGATACCGGAGTCGAAGTAATTCTGGAAACCGCAGAGGGGCAACTGGCGGCTCCGGTCACTTCAGTGGTGGGCAATGCGCTGATTGCTGATATTCCCAATGCGGTGTTGGCACTGCCAGAGGGTGAGGAGTTTCAGGCGGCAAGTCCAGCCGAGGGGATTGCGCTGGTTTCGGTGACACCCAGGGCAGATGGAATTCGAGTCGCGATTACGGGCAGTGATGCGCCGCCTGTCGCAGAGTTAAGAACGGAAACACAAGGCTTGGTGTTGAGTGTGACTCCGGGAACAGAGATTATTGGAACAGAGGATGATGCGATTCAGGTGATCGTGACCGGAGAACAGGATGAGGGATACAATCCGTCGAGGGCAACTACTGCAACCCGGACGGACATTCCCCTACGCGATATTCCACAATCGATCCAAGTTGTGCCTCGGCAGGTGATTGAAGATCAGCAGGCGCAAGATATTGATGAAATTGTGCGAAATGTCAGTGGAGTGAACCTGTCAAATTCGGCGGGAGGGATTGCCGAAATCTTTAATATCCGGGGATTTGAAGGCACCGTCCTGAGAGATAGTTTTAGAAGAGGTGTGCCTTTTGAACTGTTAGACACCACCAATATTGAGCGGGTTGAAGTGCTCAAAGGTCCCTCATCGGTTTTATTTGGACAACTTGAACCGGGTGGAATCATCAACGTCATCACACTGGAACCTCTGGCAGATCCCTTTTATTCGGTTCAATTTCAGGTTGGTAACTACGAATTTTATCGTCCCTCACTCGATTTCTCTGGTCCTTTAAATGACGATCGCAGTCTACGCTATCGTTTGAGTGCTTCTTATCTCAGTTCAGGTAGCTTTAGAGACTTTACCGATAGTGAACGGTACTTCGTTGCGCCGGTATTGGCTTGGGATATTAGTGACAACACCCGAATCTTGCTCAATGCAGAGTTCTTAAATGATACTCGACCCCGCGATCGAGGGTTGGTTGCCATTGGCACGGGAGTAGCCGATATTCCGATTAACCGACGATTGGGAGAACCCTTTGATGAGGACAATGTTGAGCAGTGGCGAGCCGGACTGCGGTTTGAGCATGACTTCAACGAGGATTGGTCGATTCGGAGTGCTTTTCAATTCACTTCCCGAAATACAGACTCATTAAACACTGAAACCTATAGTCTGGATGAAGCAACAGGAGAGGGAAGCGATCGGTTTTTTAGACAGCAACTCGGTAGACTTGAAGAGTCCTACGCCTTGCAGACCGATTTGACAGGCAGTTTTACAACGTGGGGAATTTCACACGACGTTCTATTTGGAGTAGAGCTTTCTCGGATTACCTCCCGCATTCCCGATTTCTTTCAGCAGACTGCACCCATCAACATCTTCGATCCAGACTACGTAGAAGGTCCTAGACCTAGACTAACGGTTGCTGAATCAGATTTTGCCGATGATTTTCTTGATACTACAAACAACATCGGCATCTATCTACAAGATTTAATCAGCTTCACAGACAACCTCAAGTTGCTGATTGGAGGACGCTTTGATTTCATTGATTATGAATCGATCAACCTCCTAGCCGCAGAAACAACGAGCTTATATGATGATGCGTTCAGCCCCAGAGTTGGAATTGTTTATCAACCCATCGAAACGGTTTCCCTTTACGCGAGCTATACCCGTTCCTTTACCCCCAATCTTTTTTCCAGAACCGTTGATGACTCCCGACTTGATCCAGAACGGGGAACTCAATATGAAATTGGTGTCAGAAGCGAATTCTTGGATGGCAGGTTATCAGCAACGCTCGCTGCATACCAAATTACAAAATCTAATGTAGCCGTTGATGATCCAGACAATCCAAACTTTTCAATTCAAACCGGAGAACAAAGAAGTCGTGGTGTTGAATTGGACATCGCTGGAGAAATCCTCGATGGTTGGAATGTAATTGCTTCCTATGCCTACACGGATGCGATCATTAGCAGAGATACGAGTCCGCTAGAAGGAAATCAACTGAGGGGTGTTCCTGAACATAGTGCGAGTTTATGGACAACCTATGAAATTCAGGAGGGAGATTTACAGGGACTAGGATTTGGGATTGGAGCCTTCTTTTCTGATAGTCGTCAAGGCGATTTTGGTAATACTTTTCGATTGCCTGGCTTTGTCAGAACTGATGCTGCATTGTATTACCGTAGACCCAGTTTTCAGGTGGCTCTCAATATCAAAAATTTGTTTGATGTTCGATATTTTGAGGCAAGCAATTCTCGCGTTGCGATCGATCCGGGTTTGCCCTTGACAGTGATCGGAACCTTATCCATTAATTTTTGA
- a CDS encoding 2Fe-2S iron-sulfur cluster-binding protein: MPQVYTVQIHDRQHNTHYTVRVPDDRYILMSAESQGVDLPFACRNGACTTCAVRVIAGELRQPEAVGLSPKLREQGYALLCVSYACSDLVVETQDEDEVYELQFGQYFGKGKVRRGLPLDEE, translated from the coding sequence ATGCCCCAGGTTTACACTGTTCAAATTCACGATCGCCAGCACAATACCCACTACACTGTTCGAGTGCCAGATGATCGCTACATCTTAATGTCGGCCGAAAGCCAAGGGGTTGATCTGCCATTTGCGTGTCGCAATGGAGCCTGTACTACTTGCGCAGTGCGCGTGATTGCGGGTGAGTTACGTCAACCAGAAGCAGTGGGCTTATCTCCTAAGTTGCGAGAACAGGGCTATGCATTGTTATGTGTTAGCTATGCTTGTTCTGATCTAGTTGTGGAGACTCAGGATGAAGATGAAGTTTATGAACTGCAATTTGGTCAATATTTTGGCAAAGGCAAGGTCAGGCGCGGTTTGCCACTGGACGAGGAGTAA
- a CDS encoding ABC transporter substrate-binding protein — protein sequence MTVKKNRLGQWLLITGLISLLTIACGENLSSDSSTREMPASSSTQLVSHALGETRIPTEPQRIVVLHDTIILDPVIALGIKPIAATTYASEEGIVFRGLTSEQSEGIEILGSMEQPNLEKMAALHPDLIFATHHLHHQIYSPLSSIAPTVVIDHNQFDSFKDRFRYIAEVLGKSDQANQVLTQYQTRVEQLRQAIGDQLNEVQVSVIHVYGEPLSTPDATHHISQIFSDIGLQRPPSQEGLLQEKNFSLEVLPEHDADILFIVKYPSSKVETILSNPIWQQLNAVQTGQVYEVSPERWGGAGGPIVANLILDDLFQYLVDNSDG from the coding sequence ATGACGGTTAAAAAAAATCGGTTGGGACAATGGTTGTTGATCACAGGACTCATCAGTCTGCTGACGATCGCTTGTGGCGAAAATCTCTCTTCAGATTCATCAACCAGAGAGATGCCTGCATCAAGTTCAACTCAGTTAGTGAGCCATGCCCTTGGCGAAACCAGAATTCCTACTGAGCCGCAGCGAATTGTCGTTCTCCATGACACTATCATTCTTGATCCTGTTATTGCTCTGGGTATTAAACCGATCGCTGCAACCACCTATGCATCTGAGGAAGGAATTGTATTTCGAGGATTAACATCTGAACAATCTGAAGGAATTGAAATCCTTGGAAGTATGGAGCAACCAAACCTAGAAAAAATGGCTGCACTTCATCCCGACTTAATTTTTGCTACCCATCATTTGCATCATCAAATTTACAGCCCACTCTCGTCCATTGCACCGACCGTAGTGATTGATCATAATCAGTTTGATTCTTTCAAAGATAGGTTTCGCTACATTGCGGAAGTTCTTGGAAAAAGCGATCAAGCTAATCAAGTTTTAACTCAGTATCAAACGAGAGTTGAGCAGCTCAGGCAAGCAATAGGGGATCAACTCAATGAAGTTCAAGTGTCCGTAATTCACGTCTATGGTGAACCCCTCTCAACGCCGGATGCAACTCATCATATTAGTCAAATTTTTTCGGATATTGGTTTGCAGCGACCCCCGAGCCAAGAAGGGCTGCTTCAAGAGAAGAACTTTAGTTTAGAGGTATTACCAGAACACGATGCGGATATTCTGTTTATTGTTAAATATCCCAGTTCTAAAGTTGAAACGATTCTTAGTAACCCCATTTGGCAGCAACTTAATGCGGTGCAAACTGGTCAGGTTTATGAAGTGTCACCTGAAAGATGGGGAGGTGCTGGAGGACCAATTGTTGCTAACCTAATTCTTGATGACCTATTTCAATATTTGGTAGACAATTCTGATGGCTAA